From a region of the Paenibacillus sp. R14(2021) genome:
- a CDS encoding DUF1292 domain-containing protein has protein sequence MPEVKRISVLNPIYGTEVDLIGEDGGTEPFQIVAEFQLGEHAYAGLQSQSMQQEDEIAFFRIALNSGSEPELESIEDDEEWEAVSEAYDDLLFEGEEQP, from the coding sequence TTGCCAGAAGTAAAACGAATTTCCGTATTGAACCCCATCTACGGCACTGAAGTCGACCTCATCGGAGAAGACGGCGGAACAGAGCCTTTCCAAATTGTAGCTGAGTTTCAACTGGGAGAGCATGCATACGCGGGTCTGCAGTCGCAGAGCATGCAGCAGGAGGACGAAATCGCCTTTTTTCGGATCGCCTTGAACAGTGGTTCCGAACCTGAACTTGAGTCCATCGAAGATGACGAGGAATGGGAAGCCGTTTCTGAAGCGTATGATGACCTCTTGTTTGAAGGCGAAGAACAGCCTTAA
- a CDS encoding AI-2E family transporter, producing the protein MERFTNNRVFTWLVYLILGLLALYLLLLLKPIMIHIYVFLRAVLAPFFIAMIISYVLNPIVSLLNERKVPRTMAVLLIYAVFIAALTVVLMNAIPMFLEQLQELNRHMPDFTMRAQSIVNDLNNTSFLPESIRNGIDKSLLKLEKQGSDAIFGFINNIGAMINVVFIAFIIPFLAFYILKDFDVFERTLLTYVPKPHRKHAVRLLKDIDNALGSYIRGQFLVCVIVGTLAYIGYLIIGMPYPLLLASVVAVTNIIPYLGPFFGAAPALLMASTVSLKMMLLVVIVNTVCQILEGNVVSPQVVGRTLHMHPLSIIFALLVGGELAGIVGMILAVPIFAALKVIFQHIFAYYVRRKTI; encoded by the coding sequence GTGGAACGGTTTACGAACAACCGTGTGTTTACATGGCTTGTCTATCTCATATTGGGACTGCTGGCGCTGTACCTGCTCCTGCTGCTCAAGCCGATTATGATCCATATTTATGTGTTCCTGCGCGCCGTACTTGCTCCGTTCTTCATCGCCATGATCATTTCGTACGTGCTGAATCCGATTGTCAGTCTGCTTAACGAACGCAAAGTGCCGAGGACGATGGCGGTGCTGCTTATTTATGCGGTATTTATCGCGGCGCTGACCGTCGTGCTGATGAATGCGATTCCCATGTTTCTCGAGCAGCTGCAGGAGCTTAACAGACATATGCCGGACTTTACGATGAGGGCGCAAAGCATCGTAAATGACTTGAACAATACGTCATTCCTGCCTGAGAGTATCCGGAATGGCATCGATAAATCACTGCTTAAGCTGGAAAAGCAGGGTTCTGACGCGATCTTTGGATTTATCAACAATATCGGTGCGATGATCAATGTAGTATTTATCGCATTCATTATTCCGTTCTTGGCGTTTTATATTTTGAAGGATTTCGACGTGTTCGAACGCACGCTTCTGACCTATGTGCCGAAGCCGCATCGCAAGCACGCAGTTAGACTGCTGAAGGATATCGATAACGCGCTTGGCAGTTACATCCGCGGCCAATTTCTCGTGTGCGTTATCGTCGGCACGCTTGCTTACATCGGCTATCTGATTATCGGCATGCCTTACCCGCTGCTCCTTGCGAGCGTCGTTGCCGTGACCAACATCATCCCTTACCTGGGACCGTTCTTCGGCGCCGCCCCAGCGCTTCTCATGGCATCGACCGTTTCGCTCAAAATGATGCTGCTTGTCGTCATCGTCAACACCGTTTGCCAGATTCTTGAGGGCAACGTCGTTTCCCCTCAGGTGGTCGGACGGACGCTGCACATGCATCCGCTGTCGATAATTTTCGCGCTGCTGGTCGGAGGCGAGTTAGCAGGCATTGTAGGCATGATTTTGGCCGTGCCGATCTTTGCGGCATTAAAGGTTATTTTTCAGCATATCTTTGCTTATTATGTTAGGCGAAAGACGATTTGA
- the mltG gene encoding endolytic transglycosylase MltG codes for MSPSEHQPGGEWPANDEMLSTGPRRGRITFWVIFTILGLMIVCAGSVFLYIWNGLRPAPAGDIVQVELKKGASPFQFAEVLEDQGIVRNAFIFKYYLRLKHEGPRFQAGVYELKQGMDKQAIIAKLNAGETLKQETIRFTIPEGFTVNQIVDTLSKDGYVDKAAFLALADKDQVWPDTDASKHIPKDGKYIHRLEGYMFPDTYELVKGSKPEDIIARMLQELDRKMDSLPENWEDSLAANGVDFHGMMTIASLVEREVVVDEERPIVAGIIYNRLKKGMPLQIDATVQYLLDKQKERLMASDLQVDSPFNTYKTKGLPPGPIASPSLKSIEASLFPKQTKYYYYVTKKDGSHEHLFAETLKGHNQNIAKSNATAKQ; via the coding sequence TTGAGTCCATCAGAGCACCAGCCGGGTGGCGAATGGCCGGCAAACGACGAAATGCTTTCTACTGGTCCGAGGCGGGGCCGCATTACGTTTTGGGTCATTTTCACGATTTTGGGACTTATGATTGTTTGTGCAGGCAGTGTATTCTTGTACATTTGGAATGGACTGCGGCCAGCGCCTGCAGGCGATATTGTGCAGGTGGAATTGAAGAAGGGAGCCTCGCCTTTTCAATTTGCCGAGGTGCTTGAGGATCAAGGGATTGTCCGCAATGCTTTTATTTTTAAATATTATTTGCGGTTAAAGCACGAAGGTCCGCGGTTTCAGGCGGGCGTATACGAGTTAAAGCAGGGCATGGATAAGCAGGCGATTATTGCCAAGCTGAATGCCGGCGAGACATTGAAGCAGGAAACGATTCGGTTCACGATTCCGGAAGGGTTCACCGTGAATCAAATTGTGGACACGCTGAGCAAAGACGGGTACGTCGATAAAGCGGCGTTTCTCGCTTTGGCAGATAAAGATCAAGTCTGGCCGGATACGGATGCATCGAAGCATATTCCGAAGGACGGCAAGTATATTCATCGCTTGGAAGGCTATATGTTCCCGGATACGTATGAGCTAGTCAAAGGCAGCAAGCCGGAAGACATCATTGCGCGCATGCTGCAGGAGCTTGACCGTAAGATGGACAGTTTGCCCGAGAATTGGGAAGACTCGCTTGCTGCGAACGGCGTTGATTTTCATGGTATGATGACGATCGCATCGTTAGTGGAACGTGAAGTCGTCGTGGATGAAGAACGTCCCATCGTAGCAGGGATCATATATAACCGTTTGAAGAAAGGCATGCCGCTTCAAATCGACGCAACCGTCCAGTACTTGCTGGATAAGCAAAAGGAGCGTCTGATGGCGTCGGATTTGCAGGTGGACAGCCCATTCAACACGTACAAGACCAAGGGACTTCCGCCGGGGCCGATTGCCTCGCCGAGCTTGAAGTCGATTGAAGCTTCGCTTTTTCCGAAGCAGACGAAGTATTATTACTATGTGACGAAAAAAGACGGCAGCCATGAGCATCTGTTTGCAGAGACGCTCAAAGGACATAATCAAAATATCGCGAAAAGCAATGCCACCGCAAAGCAATAG
- the ruvX gene encoding Holliday junction resolvase RuvX, translated as MRLMGLDYGDRRIGVAVSDAFGWTAQGIGVVEKRRDNGEDEAIAKLMQEHEVSEIVVGLPKNMNGTIGPRGEICIAFAEHLQQKLNVPVHLWDERLTTVAAERTLKEAEVSRKKRKLVVDKMAATLILQNYLDSKTKR; from the coding sequence ATGCGTCTAATGGGTTTGGATTACGGTGATCGCCGAATCGGCGTTGCCGTCAGCGATGCATTCGGCTGGACCGCGCAAGGCATTGGAGTCGTGGAGAAACGTCGTGACAACGGCGAAGACGAAGCGATAGCCAAGCTAATGCAGGAACATGAAGTATCCGAGATTGTAGTCGGTTTACCGAAGAACATGAATGGCACCATCGGACCGCGTGGCGAAATTTGCATCGCATTCGCAGAACATTTACAGCAGAAGCTAAATGTACCCGTACACCTTTGGGACGAACGGCTGACAACCGTTGCCGCTGAGCGTACGCTCAAGGAGGCTGAAGTCAGCCGTAAGAAGCGAAAGCTAGTGGTGGACAAAATGGCGGCAACGCTCATTTTGCAAAATTATCTCGATTCTAAAACGAAAAGGTGA
- a CDS encoding DUF1292 domain-containing protein: MTKDNMQYEEPEIIYIPDEEGNEEEFEVVMKFEVDGSDQKYMMVVPLNVDSEDEQDEDADEVYAFRYEEDGDDLKLYTIEDEEEWNMVEETFNTLLAEIEEND; this comes from the coding sequence ATGACAAAGGACAATATGCAGTACGAAGAGCCAGAAATCATCTACATTCCGGATGAAGAAGGCAACGAAGAAGAATTCGAGGTTGTCATGAAGTTTGAGGTAGACGGTTCCGATCAGAAATATATGATGGTCGTCCCGCTGAACGTCGATTCCGAAGACGAGCAGGATGAGGATGCAGATGAAGTGTATGCGTTTCGCTATGAAGAAGACGGCGATGATTTGAAGCTGTACACCATCGAAGACGAAGAAGAATGGAACATGGTTGAAGAAACCTTTAACACGCTTCTTGCTGAAATCGAGGAGAACGACTAA
- a CDS encoding peptidase U32 family protein: protein MATKPELLIDAASLADMERLIAAGADAFILGEAKYGMRLPGDFNIEQMAEAVKLAHAHGASVYAAVNNVMDNAAVETLPAYIRALADAGVDAIVFGDPAVLMAARTAAPDMKLHWNAEMTSTNFATANYWGRRGASRVVLARELNLEQIIDAKANTSMAIQVQVHGMTNIYHSKRPLVQNYFEHQNKDGKLSEVPVHGKREEGLYLIESERPEERFPIYEDLNGTHIMSSDDLCMLENLHELMEVNIDSFRIEGLLKSIAYNETVVRAYRAAIDAYYADPGHYVFNDEWLEAIVHVQDEARELSYGFFYKEQVY from the coding sequence ATGGCAACAAAGCCGGAGCTGCTCATCGATGCAGCTTCTCTTGCTGATATGGAACGGTTGATCGCCGCTGGCGCTGACGCTTTTATTCTAGGTGAGGCCAAGTACGGCATGCGTCTGCCGGGCGACTTCAATATCGAACAGATGGCTGAAGCCGTCAAGCTTGCGCACGCGCACGGAGCTTCGGTATATGCAGCTGTTAACAATGTAATGGATAATGCCGCGGTCGAGACGCTGCCCGCTTATATCCGGGCACTGGCTGATGCCGGTGTAGATGCCATCGTTTTCGGCGATCCCGCCGTGCTTATGGCGGCCCGGACCGCTGCGCCGGACATGAAGCTTCACTGGAACGCGGAGATGACATCGACCAATTTCGCTACTGCGAACTATTGGGGCCGCCGCGGGGCTTCCAGAGTCGTGCTGGCACGGGAGCTCAATTTGGAGCAGATTATCGATGCCAAGGCGAATACGTCGATGGCGATCCAAGTTCAGGTCCATGGCATGACGAATATTTATCATTCCAAGCGTCCGCTCGTCCAAAACTATTTTGAACATCAGAATAAGGATGGCAAGCTGTCGGAGGTTCCGGTGCACGGCAAACGCGAGGAAGGTCTTTATTTGATCGAGTCTGAGCGTCCCGAGGAGCGGTTTCCGATCTACGAGGATTTGAACGGCACGCATATTATGAGCTCGGACGATCTCTGCATGCTGGAGAACTTGCACGAGCTGATGGAAGTTAATATCGATAGCTTTCGGATTGAAGGGCTGTTAAAATCAATAGCATACAATGAAACGGTCGTACGTGCGTATCGGGCTGCAATCGATGCCTACTACGCTGATCCCGGTCATTATGTCTTTAATGACGAATGGCTGGAAGCGATCGTTCACGTTCAAGATGAGGCGCGCGAGCTGTCCTATGGATTTTTCTATAAAGAACAAGTGTATTAA
- a CDS encoding IreB family regulatory phosphoprotein yields the protein MNSMDKTMKFDVKAEGEASSQEIMLSVYDALLEKDYNPINQIVGYLLSGDPAYIPRHNNARSLIRRKERDELIEELVRSYLSQHRK from the coding sequence ATGAATTCGATGGACAAGACAATGAAATTCGATGTGAAGGCGGAAGGTGAGGCTTCTTCGCAGGAAATCATGCTGTCGGTCTATGACGCACTGCTTGAGAAGGACTATAATCCTATAAACCAGATTGTCGGTTATCTATTGTCCGGAGATCCCGCATACATTCCGCGGCATAACAATGCTCGAAGCTTAATTCGCAGGAAAGAACGAGACGAGTTGATTGAAGAGCTGGTACGTTCTTACTTAAGTCAGCACCGTAAATAA
- the alaS gene encoding alanine--tRNA ligase has product MKASEIRSKWLAFFESKGHKIEPSASLVPHNDPSLLWINAGMAPLKPYFDGRIIPENPRIANSQKCIRTNDIENVGKTRRHHTMFEMLGNFSIGDYFKEEVITWAWEFLTSPQWIGFDPERLSVTVYPEDEEAYRFWNEKIGLPEARIYKLEENFWDIGEGPCGPCTEIFYDRGDAFGDLNDPECWPGGENERFLEVWNLVFSQYNHNKDGSYTPLPNKNIDTGAGLERFTSILQNVDSNFDTDLFRPIIDRTCEIAGVTYHTNADHDVALKVIADHIRTVAFSVGDGVMPSNEGRGYVIRRLLRRAVRYGKTLGVDRPFLFELVQVVASIMGAYYTEIVEKREFIEKVIRTEEERFHETLSEGLSLLGELVKAAKGSGQTLISGADAFKLYDTYGFPFDLTEDYAVENGMTVDREGFDASMEEQRTRARAARQDTGGMNVQGGPLADFTTKSEFVGYQDLKLEGAQVLAIVNGDSMAESASVGSRVLVILDRTPFYAESGGQVGDSGTLSGQGFTLTVDNVTKAPHGQPVHHAVVSSGTVKVGDSVEAAVTTQTREDTIKNHTATHLLHRALKDVLGEHVNQAGSLVEPDRLRFDFSHFGSISQEELTEIERRVNAQIWLGTTLQIDYKSLAEAKAMGAMALFGEKYGDVVRVVRVGDYSLELCGGCHVANTAQIGLFKLVSESGIGSGVRRIEAVTGRNAYLYMEGQLDLLKQAASLLKTNLNDVPKRIDALHAQVKELVRDNESLQSKLSRIEAGSLESQAKSVGGVTLLAAEVNAPSMDALRGIVDELKTKLTSAVIVLGAAAEDKVNLVAAVSPDLVKQGFNAGKIIKEAAAACGGGGGGRPDMAQAGGKDPSKLGAALQIAEELVLSQANVI; this is encoded by the coding sequence ATGAAAGCAAGTGAAATTCGTTCCAAGTGGCTCGCTTTTTTCGAAAGCAAAGGGCACAAAATCGAACCGAGTGCTTCCCTCGTTCCGCATAACGATCCGTCCCTGCTGTGGATCAATGCCGGCATGGCTCCGCTGAAGCCTTATTTTGACGGGCGCATCATTCCGGAGAATCCGCGTATTGCGAACTCACAAAAATGCATTCGTACCAATGATATTGAGAATGTCGGCAAAACGCGCCGTCATCATACGATGTTCGAAATGCTCGGAAACTTCTCCATTGGCGACTATTTCAAAGAAGAAGTCATTACGTGGGCATGGGAATTTCTGACGAGTCCGCAGTGGATCGGCTTTGATCCAGAGCGCCTGTCCGTTACGGTATACCCTGAAGACGAAGAGGCATACCGGTTCTGGAATGAGAAGATCGGCCTGCCGGAGGCACGTATTTATAAGCTTGAAGAGAACTTCTGGGATATCGGCGAAGGCCCTTGCGGACCTTGTACGGAAATATTCTACGACCGCGGCGACGCATTCGGAGACTTGAATGACCCAGAATGCTGGCCTGGTGGTGAAAATGAAAGGTTCTTGGAAGTATGGAACCTCGTCTTTTCGCAATATAATCATAATAAAGACGGCAGTTATACCCCGCTGCCTAATAAAAACATCGATACGGGCGCCGGCTTGGAGCGGTTTACTTCCATTTTGCAGAACGTCGACTCCAACTTCGACACGGATTTGTTTCGTCCGATCATTGATCGTACTTGCGAAATCGCCGGCGTAACCTACCACACGAATGCGGATCATGACGTTGCACTTAAAGTCATTGCTGATCACATTCGTACGGTAGCCTTCTCAGTAGGCGACGGCGTTATGCCTTCCAACGAGGGACGCGGCTATGTCATCCGCAGGCTCCTCCGCCGCGCTGTCCGCTACGGCAAGACGCTCGGCGTGGACCGTCCATTCCTGTTCGAGCTCGTGCAGGTGGTTGCAAGCATCATGGGCGCCTACTACACGGAAATCGTGGAGAAGCGCGAATTTATCGAAAAAGTCATCCGTACGGAGGAAGAACGTTTCCACGAGACGCTGTCGGAAGGACTCTCGCTGCTAGGCGAACTGGTTAAGGCAGCTAAGGGGTCCGGTCAGACGCTGATCAGCGGCGCCGATGCGTTCAAGCTGTACGACACCTACGGCTTCCCGTTCGACTTGACGGAAGACTACGCGGTCGAGAATGGCATGACTGTAGACCGTGAAGGGTTCGATGCGTCCATGGAGGAGCAGCGGACTCGCGCACGCGCGGCACGTCAAGATACGGGCGGCATGAATGTGCAGGGAGGTCCGCTCGCTGACTTCACGACGAAGTCGGAGTTCGTAGGCTACCAAGACCTGAAGCTCGAAGGCGCGCAAGTGCTGGCGATCGTAAACGGCGATTCCATGGCTGAATCCGCCTCGGTAGGCAGCCGGGTATTGGTAATCTTGGATCGGACGCCTTTCTATGCGGAAAGCGGCGGTCAAGTCGGCGACAGCGGCACGTTAAGCGGCCAAGGCTTCACGCTGACAGTTGATAACGTAACGAAAGCACCTCACGGTCAGCCGGTCCATCATGCCGTCGTTTCTAGCGGCACGGTTAAAGTTGGCGACAGCGTGGAAGCGGCTGTTACGACCCAAACCCGCGAGGACACGATCAAGAACCATACCGCGACGCATCTGCTTCACCGCGCGCTCAAGGACGTGCTTGGCGAGCATGTCAACCAAGCAGGCTCTTTGGTCGAGCCGGACCGCTTGCGGTTTGACTTCTCGCATTTCGGCAGCATCAGCCAAGAGGAGCTAACGGAAATCGAGCGCCGCGTCAATGCGCAAATTTGGCTTGGGACGACGCTGCAGATCGATTACAAATCGCTTGCAGAAGCGAAAGCGATGGGCGCTATGGCACTGTTTGGCGAGAAGTACGGCGATGTCGTGCGCGTCGTGCGCGTCGGCGATTACAGCCTTGAGCTCTGCGGAGGATGCCACGTCGCGAACACGGCCCAAATCGGCTTGTTCAAGCTCGTCAGCGAGAGCGGCATCGGATCCGGCGTCCGCCGGATCGAAGCGGTAACTGGCCGCAACGCGTACTTGTACATGGAAGGTCAGCTTGATTTGCTCAAGCAGGCAGCTTCGCTGCTGAAAACCAACTTGAACGACGTGCCTAAACGCATCGATGCGCTGCATGCGCAGGTAAAGGAGCTTGTCCGCGACAATGAGTCGCTGCAAAGCAAGCTGAGCCGGATCGAAGCAGGGTCGCTGGAATCGCAAGCAAAGAGCGTTGGAGGCGTTACATTGTTGGCTGCAGAGGTCAACGCGCCATCCATGGATGCGCTGCGCGGCATTGTCGATGAGTTGAAAACGAAACTGACGAGCGCGGTTATCGTGCTTGGCGCGGCAGCCGAGGATAAAGTGAATTTGGTTGCGGCTGTATCGCCTGACCTTGTGAAGCAAGGCTTTAATGCCGGGAAAATCATTAAAGAAGCGGCTGCTGCTTGCGGCGGCGGCGGCGGCGGTCGTCCTGATATGGCACAAGCCGGCGGCAAGGACCCATCTAAACTGGGTGCTGCGCTCCAAATTGCCGAAGAACTGGTTCTCTCACAGGCAAATGTGATATGA
- a CDS encoding methyl-accepting chemotaxis protein — protein MKFNLKKDKLKPQSAGEGLNANVKSLYSSSLNGMKNVKMTNPIKSVGLMLFLIIFCAILVCVLVVGLFSYSTSKSIIKTKVADSSAVAIGQSKGKLDLMFKNYEALSMQVLLDKNVQDNLLQYSQAKDDYDKFDIMKKLSDTIQSYVLGNSTIVGAAIIPIAGDSTAITVGSTSMSSEDAQKSDWMKSIKDASGRLVWLPSKVKGYGGSSSDPTIAMGRVMKNTVTNEGNFVLLVEIHLSEIGKQLSDLQLGNGSDITIVDNANKIMFSKDEKLLTQNSPITLPTEGKAAKSGSLTTQSNGVEVLAMYKQFDTTGWKLVGAVPVAELVKDAKQIRNATYIIAAIAALLAIGIGLLVIRMVAIPLVNLRNLMNEGERGNLTVRSTINKKDEIGQLAQSFNQMMTQITVLVQQSNQSAQDVLGTAGELSDASKKTAISAKEIAVATEEIANGATSLAVEAEKGSDLTSEISQQMLQVMNANQEMGSAAAEVEKASRQGTTYMNSLIEKTGMTEEMTRSMVEKVDRLKESTRSIRKILDVLNNMTKQTNILSLNATIEAARAGAAGKGFMVVADEIRKLADQSRQSIDVVGQITETIQKEIDETVNVLSNAYPIFQEQIQSVKEANQIFLTVQGQMGDFVGRLNTVTESISVLERSQVVLSEAMGNVSAVAQESSATSEEVASLSNEQTNISEGLVRLSDKLEMVSSGLKETLSRFRT, from the coding sequence ATGAAGTTCAACTTGAAAAAAGACAAATTGAAGCCGCAGTCAGCCGGAGAAGGCCTGAATGCAAACGTAAAATCGCTGTACTCCTCATCCTTGAACGGGATGAAGAACGTGAAAATGACGAATCCCATTAAATCCGTAGGTCTCATGCTGTTTCTCATCATCTTCTGTGCGATTCTAGTCTGCGTGCTTGTCGTAGGGCTGTTCTCCTACTCGACTTCCAAGAGCATCATTAAAACGAAAGTGGCTGATTCAAGCGCGGTAGCCATCGGGCAATCGAAGGGCAAGTTGGATTTGATGTTCAAAAACTACGAGGCGCTCTCCATGCAGGTGCTGCTGGATAAGAACGTTCAAGATAACTTGCTTCAATATTCCCAAGCGAAAGACGATTACGATAAGTTCGACATTATGAAGAAGCTAAGCGATACGATTCAATCGTACGTGCTCGGCAACTCCACGATCGTCGGTGCAGCGATTATTCCGATTGCCGGCGACTCCACGGCAATTACGGTTGGGAGTACAAGTATGAGCTCCGAGGATGCTCAGAAATCCGATTGGATGAAATCGATCAAAGATGCCTCAGGACGTTTGGTGTGGCTGCCGTCGAAGGTCAAAGGCTACGGCGGATCTTCATCGGACCCGACAATTGCAATGGGCCGTGTCATGAAGAATACGGTAACAAATGAAGGTAATTTCGTGCTTCTGGTCGAAATCCATTTGAGCGAAATTGGGAAACAGCTAAGCGATTTGCAGCTCGGTAACGGCAGCGATATTACGATTGTCGATAACGCCAACAAAATCATGTTCAGCAAGGACGAGAAGCTGCTAACGCAGAACTCGCCGATCACGCTTCCGACGGAAGGGAAGGCGGCTAAATCCGGTTCCCTGACGACACAATCCAATGGCGTAGAAGTGCTGGCGATGTACAAACAGTTCGATACGACTGGCTGGAAGCTGGTTGGTGCCGTTCCTGTAGCAGAGCTGGTTAAGGATGCGAAGCAAATCCGCAACGCTACTTATATTATTGCTGCTATTGCGGCGCTGCTTGCGATCGGTATTGGACTGCTTGTCATCCGGATGGTTGCGATTCCGCTCGTGAATCTTCGCAACCTGATGAATGAAGGCGAACGCGGCAATCTGACCGTTCGTTCCACGATTAATAAGAAGGACGAAATTGGTCAGCTCGCGCAAAGCTTTAACCAGATGATGACGCAGATTACGGTGCTCGTGCAGCAATCCAACCAATCTGCGCAAGACGTGCTTGGCACTGCCGGCGAGTTGTCTGACGCCTCCAAAAAAACAGCGATTTCCGCGAAGGAAATTGCGGTTGCTACCGAAGAAATCGCAAACGGGGCAACGAGTCTAGCGGTTGAAGCGGAGAAGGGCAGCGATTTGACAAGCGAGATCAGCCAGCAGATGCTGCAGGTTATGAATGCGAACCAAGAAATGGGCTCCGCTGCGGCCGAAGTCGAGAAAGCAAGCCGTCAAGGTACGACCTATATGAACAGCTTGATCGAGAAGACAGGCATGACGGAAGAAATGACGCGTTCCATGGTCGAGAAGGTTGATCGACTCAAGGAAAGCACGCGTTCGATTCGCAAAATTTTGGATGTTCTGAACAACATGACGAAGCAAACGAACATTCTCTCGTTGAACGCTACGATCGAAGCGGCGCGCGCGGGTGCAGCCGGCAAAGGTTTCATGGTTGTTGCAGACGAAATTCGTAAGCTGGCGGATCAATCCCGTCAATCCATCGATGTTGTCGGACAAATTACCGAAACGATCCAGAAGGAAATTGACGAGACTGTCAATGTGCTCTCCAATGCATATCCGATCTTCCAGGAACAAATTCAGTCCGTTAAAGAAGCAAATCAAATCTTCTTGACCGTACAAGGACAAATGGGTGATTTCGTGGGCCGTCTCAATACTGTGACGGAATCCATCAGCGTATTGGAACGCTCGCAAGTCGTATTGTCCGAAGCGATGGGCAATGTGAGTGCGGTCGCACAGGAATCTTCGGCAACGTCCGAAGAAGTAGCATCCCTTAGCAATGAGCAAACGAACATCAGCGAAGGCTTGGTTCGTCTGTCGGACAAGCTGGAGATGGTATCCAGCGGCTTGAAAGAAACACTCAGCCGTTTCCGTACCTAA
- a CDS encoding U32 family peptidase — protein sequence MVTTQTAPRFKGKRNRLDKPELLAPAGNLEKLKFAVHYGADAVYIGGQKYGLRSNADNFSFEEMKEGVEFAKQYGAKVFVATNIYAHNEDISGLEDYLRELENAGIAAIIAADPIIIETAQRVAPKLEVHLSTQQSTMNWQAVQFWKEEGLPRVVLAREASIEEIAQIKEHVDIEIEAFIHGAMCSSFSGRCVLSNHFTDRDSNRGGCCQSCRWKYDIYEDDLQMVSPEADKFTMGSKDLGMLEHIPDLIDVGVDSFKIEGRMKSLHYVATVVNAYRQAIDSYMADPENYELKQVWLDDIQKAANRPLNTGFFYDTPGAEDHIYEPEDKAAPYDFAGVVVSYDAEAGTAVIQQRNHFKPGQEVEFFGPNGTFFKQIVPEIKDDNGSVLDAARHPLQRIVMKTDQPVRAMDMMRKRVR from the coding sequence ATGGTGACAACGCAAACTGCCCCGCGCTTTAAGGGGAAACGAAACCGGCTCGATAAACCGGAGCTTTTGGCTCCTGCCGGTAATTTGGAAAAACTGAAATTTGCCGTGCATTACGGTGCGGATGCCGTCTACATCGGAGGACAGAAGTACGGTCTTCGTTCCAACGCGGACAACTTCAGCTTCGAGGAGATGAAGGAAGGCGTCGAATTCGCCAAGCAATATGGTGCCAAAGTATTCGTTGCGACGAACATTTATGCACATAACGAAGATATCTCCGGTTTGGAAGATTATCTACGGGAATTGGAGAACGCCGGGATTGCAGCGATTATTGCGGCGGATCCCATTATCATCGAAACTGCACAGCGGGTTGCGCCTAAGCTGGAAGTGCATCTAAGCACCCAGCAATCGACGATGAATTGGCAAGCTGTCCAGTTCTGGAAGGAAGAGGGCCTGCCGCGCGTCGTATTGGCTCGCGAAGCCAGTATTGAAGAAATCGCTCAAATTAAAGAGCATGTAGATATCGAGATCGAGGCATTTATTCACGGCGCCATGTGTTCTTCGTTCTCGGGACGCTGCGTGCTGTCAAACCATTTTACCGACCGGGATTCCAACCGCGGCGGATGCTGCCAGTCCTGCAGATGGAAATACGATATTTATGAGGACGATCTGCAAATGGTGAGCCCGGAAGCGGATAAATTCACGATGGGTTCCAAAGACTTGGGCATGCTCGAGCATATTCCGGATCTCATCGACGTCGGCGTAGACAGCTTCAAAATCGAAGGCCGGATGAAAAGCCTTCATTATGTAGCTACCGTCGTGAATGCATATCGCCAAGCAATCGATTCCTACATGGCCGATCCGGAGAATTACGAATTGAAGCAGGTGTGGCTGGACGATATTCAGAAAGCCGCGAATCGCCCGCTTAATACCGGATTCTTCTACGATACGCCGGGAGCCGAGGATCACATCTACGAGCCGGAGGATAAGGCGGCACCTTATGATTTCGCCGGTGTTGTTGTATCTTACGACGCGGAAGCGGGAACTGCAGTCATTCAGCAGCGGAACCATTTCAAGCCTGGCCAAGAGGTTGAATTTTTTGGGCCGAACGGCACGTTCTTCAAGCAAATCGTACCAGAAATCAAGGATGACAATGGCAGCGTGCTTGATGCCGCGAGACATCCGCTTCAACGAATCGTTATGAAAACAGACCAGCCCGTAAGAGCTATGGACATGATGCGCAAACGGGTGCGCTAA